The genomic window AGCGCCGCCCAACCTCGCGGATCTCAGCCCACGGTAGCCGCATCTGCCGCCGCTGCGTGGTGACGATCACGGCGTCGCTCGCGATCTCGATCGTCTGGGCCGCTCGAACATAGTGCCGCAGCGCGTAGATGCCGTAGCCCGCTACGCCGCCGAGAGCACCGCTCAGCGCCAGGAGGAGGATGTTTTGCGCGCCGGCGAGGTAGAGCATGACAGGGGCGAGCACGGCTACGATCAGCCCGACCATGATCTGTTCGTTGCGGGCGGCTCCTGTGTCTGCCTCGAAGCGTGTGGTTGGATGTTCCTGCACGGCTGCGCTCCATCGTCGAAAGCTTTGTTGCGGCGTATTATACGGCGAGAGGCGATTGTTTGGGGACAAAGAAGCACAGGCGCGCTGTGCCTGTGCTCATGCATATCCGGGGTGTTGAATGTTTTGGCTAGTCGATCATTTCCAGCCGCGAAGTGACGGGCACGCCGTTGCGGATGTTGTCGAGCATCGGCGAGGTTTTCTCGGCAGCGCGCAGAATCTCCTCAAGCGCTTCCGGCGGCGCGTCGCTCTTGATGCGCACGATGTACTGGACGTTGGTAAAGCCGGAGCGGATGCTCTCGTCCAGGCCCAGGTAGCCGCGCAGGTCGAGATCGCCCGTGACCTCGATCTCGAAGTCCTCGAAATCGACGCCGCGCTTGGCCGCCTGCGTGACCAGCCCGATCGAGACGCAACTGCTGAGCGCCGCCAGCAGCAGCTCGACGGGATCGACGGCGCTGTCTTGGCCGCCTAGAACCTCCGGCTCGTCGGCTTTGATCACGCGCTCGCGGGCGGTCGTTTCGGTGATCGTGCCGCCTTTCCACAAGGTTTTGGCGGAGAAGCTAAAGTTGGCTTTAGCTGGATCGTTCTGTACTTCCTGGATGAAGTTCCGGTAGTTGCCCAGGTTGAGCGTCATGCAACTCTTGGTGCTCACCGTCTCGCTCATGGTGTGATTCTCCTTCTGTAGGGGTTCCGCGCTGGTTTCAGATTCCGAAGTGTAGAGGTCGCTGCCGGGCGTGGGCACCTGCAAAGGATGGGCAGCGGTCTAGGGCGTTTGGCGGAGCATGGAAGAATCAAGGACGAGCGGGGACATGACATGTACGTGTAGCATATTCCAGCGAGTCAAACGATCGCTCCCGACACTTGACAAAACGTGTGACAGATGGATAATACTGTTGCTACCATTGTACGTAGATGAATCTTTCCCACCACGCAGCGGGAAAACTTGCCTCCCCCCGGCAGCTATTTGCCACTTTACCTGTATATAGCCGTACGACGCCATACATCGCTCATATCACAGCGTACCGTGCGACAATGAAGCGCACGAAGGAGGTTTACCCCATGACGCACCACGATTTGCTGACGACTTTGGAGGACGGGCTGGAAAGCCAGCGAATTTCGCCATATCTCGCGGCCTATATCGCGGCGGAGGTGTTGGAGGTCGAGCCACGCGCTACCGGCTTCGACGACCGGGTTCGGCTCGACGATGCGGTTGAGGTGGGGGCAGAGCGTCGCCTCGCTCCGGTGCGTGAGTGGGTGGTGTAGCGCTCG from Herpetosiphonaceae bacterium includes these protein-coding regions:
- a CDS encoding OsmC family protein, whose translation is MSETVSTKSCMTLNLGNYRNFIQEVQNDPAKANFSFSAKTLWKGGTITETTARERVIKADEPEVLGGQDSAVDPVELLLAALSSCVSIGLVTQAAKRGVDFEDFEIEVTGDLDLRGYLGLDESIRSGFTNVQYIVRIKSDAPPEALEEILRAAEKTSPMLDNIRNGVPVTSRLEMID